Proteins from a single region of Lasioglossum baleicum chromosome 1, iyLasBale1, whole genome shotgun sequence:
- the Arpc5 gene encoding actin-related protein 2/3 complex, subunit 5, protein MSRNDGKKDSSASAFRKIDVDQYSDNNFKEEDADGGLGGPTGPDETEVLTLLSQGKNAEALILVLKSAPLGCKNQQVKDNARNLTLKVLLSIKSNQMEDCLAQLDRDLVDVLMKYIYRGFEIPTEGSSSHLLIWHEKVYNISGVGSIVRAFSDSKRA, encoded by the exons ATGTCACGAAACGACGGCAAAAAGGACTCGTCAGCGTCAGCATTTCGAAAAATCGATGTAGATCAGTATAGTGATAATAACTTTAAAGAAGAAGATGCGGACGGAGGATTGGGAGGACCAACTGGTCCAGACGAGACTGAAGTTTTGACACTTCTTAGCC AGGGTAAGAATGCCGAAGCTCTGATTTTAGTATTAAAATCTGCTCCACTTGGATGTAAAAATCAACAAGTAAAG GATAACGCAAGGAACTTAACTCTGAAGGTTCTGTTAAGTATAAAATCTAATCAAATGGAAGACTGTCTAGCACAATTAGATCGGGACTTAGTGGATGTtctaatgaaatatatatatcggGGATTCGAAATTCCCACGGAAGGTAGCAGTAGTCATTTGTTAATCTGGCACGAAAAGGTATATAATATCAGTGGCGTTGGCAGTATTGTACGAGCATTCTCAGATAGCAAACGTGCTTGA
- the LOC143207881 gene encoding uncharacterized protein LOC143207881, producing the protein MSHLKLISKLYTPKILWYQTDVTVVLRILLQDVVKYFLHVECDHLLFSTTVNEKDYYVTLYLFGTVVAEKTIHENKEREIKITLAKAHKWTEWLRLHIEEEKNVLIVADPDRLYKNNWLEDIRKIDRESFAEYKRRNNITNIMPDVPSTDEEESDDDAMDMLFL; encoded by the exons ATGAGCCACCTAAAACTTATTAGCAAATTATATACTCCGAAGATACTGTGGTACCAAACGGATGTTACGGTCGTCTTACGAATTTTATTGCAGGATGTTGTTAAGTATTTCCTGCATGTGGAATGCGACCATTTATTATTTAG CACTACCGTAAATGAAAAAGATTATTATGTCACGCTGTACCTGTTTGGGACAGTAGTAGCAGAAAAAACGATTCATGAGAACAAGGAAAGAGAGATCAAAATTACGCTAGCAAAGGCACATAAAT GGACGGAATGGCTAAGGCTACATATCGAAGAAGAGAAGAACGTTTTAATTGTAGCAGATCCAGATCGTTTATACAAGAACAATTGGCTCGAAGACATTCGAAAAATAG ATAGGGAAAGCTTTGCAGAATATAAACGACGGAATAATATAACAAACATTATGCCAGATGTACCGTCTACCGACGAAGAAGAGTCAGATGACGATGCAATGGATATGTTATTTCTTTGA
- the Ccm3 gene encoding programmed cell death protein 10 Ccm3, translated as MTMGDETPVASLVLPVILRPILMKLERQNGLAAQTLRTALLKAESSHPGITHDFILGIVRRAELNLDMNESVLRLQGAASDYDVVEYRSARSEDAFQELNRKSTSLKRILSRIPDEITDRKTFLETIKEIASAIKKLLDAVNEVNAFIRGSAGKQALDQRKREFVKYSKRFSNTLKEYFKEGQANAVFISALYLIHQTNMIMLTVKDKCE; from the exons ATGACAATGGGCGATGAGACTCCAGTTGCATCACTGGTTCTTCCTGTAATCTTAAGACCGATATTAATGAAG CTAGAGAGGCAAAATGGATTGGCAGCTCAAACTTTACGCACAGCTCTATTGAAAGCTGAAAGTTCTCATCCAGGAATCACGCACGACTTCATTCTCGGTATAGTACGACGGGCCGAACTTAATCTTGACATGAACGAAAGTGTTCTGAGATTGCAAGGAGCTGCTTCCGATTACGACG TCGTGGAGTACAGGTCAGCTAGATCCGAAGATGCTTTTCAAGAACTAAATCGTAAATCGACTTCATTGAAAAGAATACTTAGTCGAATTCCCGATGAGATAACAGATCGTAAAACATTTCTCGAAACAATCAA AGAAATAGCAAGTGCGATAAAAAAGCTGTTAGATGCGGTAAATGAAGTGAACGCATTTATACGTGGTTCCGCAGGGAAGCAGGCATTGGATCAGAGAAAAAGGGAATTTGTAAaatacagtaaaagatttagtAACACGTTAAAAGAGTATTTCAAAGAGGGACA AGCCAACGCTGTATTCATAAGTGCACTGTACTTAATACATCAAACAAATATGATAATGCTCACAGTAAAAGACAAGTGTGAGTAA